In a single window of the Campylobacter fetus subsp. testudinum 03-427 genome:
- a CDS encoding putative membrane protein — MEDVKKFLWIIFCTFLIIGTIVNIKEAAVPLISIIVLLPLYFWLDYKLNPHKYKKDS; from the coding sequence ATGGAAGATGTTAAAAAATTTCTTTGGATCATTTTTTGCACATTTCTAATCATTGGCACAATAGTAAATATAAAAGAGGCAGCTGTTCCACTTATATCTATCATCGTTTTACTCCCCTTATATTTTTGGCTTGATTATAAACTCAATCCCCATAAGTATAAAAAAGACTCTTAG